A stretch of the Nitrospiria bacterium genome encodes the following:
- the tsaB gene encoding tRNA (adenosine(37)-N6)-threonylcarbamoyltransferase complex dimerization subunit type 1 TsaB: MKILAIETATGLGGVALVEDETLRVEYRLDMTMAHAERLMVLVDRALGDCGWVLDDLDGLAVSIGPGSFTGLRVAVSTVKGLVFGTSLPVAAVPTLEAMAWNVCPGGHGVCPMIDAKKGEVYAALFSCEAGGALKRVMEDQVISPEALSERLGASSDPPTVFLGDGASRYRAVLEKRLGVRAVFAPMPLSGPLPSTVARLGLQRIRRGETSDGRTLVPAYVRRSDAEVNWERGVAPKRLDLKHNRDQHGPPHREGGGAGPRKSDRS, encoded by the coding sequence ATGAAGATACTGGCGATCGAAACGGCGACCGGGTTGGGGGGCGTGGCCCTCGTCGAGGACGAGACGCTTCGGGTCGAATACCGGCTCGATATGACGATGGCGCATGCCGAGCGGCTGATGGTCCTGGTCGACCGTGCGCTGGGGGATTGCGGCTGGGTTCTGGACGATCTGGACGGCCTGGCCGTCTCGATCGGCCCGGGCTCCTTCACGGGGCTGCGCGTCGCGGTGAGCACGGTGAAAGGCCTGGTCTTCGGAACCTCGCTGCCGGTCGCGGCGGTGCCGACGCTGGAAGCCATGGCCTGGAATGTTTGTCCGGGCGGTCACGGCGTCTGCCCGATGATCGACGCCAAGAAGGGGGAGGTGTACGCCGCGCTGTTTTCATGCGAAGCCGGCGGAGCGCTGAAACGCGTGATGGAGGATCAGGTTATTTCGCCGGAGGCGCTGTCCGAGCGCCTCGGCGCGTCGTCGGACCCGCCGACCGTCTTTCTGGGCGACGGGGCCTCACGGTACCGGGCGGTTTTGGAGAAACGCCTCGGCGTCCGGGCCGTCTTTGCGCCCATGCCGTTGTCGGGGCCTCTTCCATCCACGGTGGCCCGGCTGGGCCTTCAACGGATCCGGCGCGGCGAAACGTCGGACGGGCGGACCCTCGTCCCGGCCTACGTCCGGCGGTCGGACGCCGAGGTCAACTGGGAAAGAGGGGTCGCCCCGAAAAGACTGGACTTGAAACATAATAGGGATCAGCACGGGCCCCCACATAGGGAAGGGGGCGGCGCGGGCCCCCGCAAGTCGGACCGGTCATGA